One genomic segment of Planktothrix serta PCC 8927 includes these proteins:
- a CDS encoding Calvin cycle protein CP12: MNNINELIEKELEEARTVCDISGANSKECAAAWDAVEELQAEASHKKQEKPKTSFQVYCDDNPDAAECRLYED; this comes from the coding sequence ATGAACAACATCAACGAACTCATCGAGAAAGAACTGGAAGAAGCGCGTACAGTCTGCGATATTAGTGGCGCTAACTCTAAAGAATGTGCAGCGGCTTGGGATGCTGTAGAAGAATTACAAGCTGAAGCTTCACACAAAAAACAAGAAAAACCTAAAACTTCTTTTCAAGTCTATTGCGACGATAACCCCGATGCGGCTGAATGTCGGCTTTATGAAGACTAA
- the murG gene encoding undecaprenyldiphospho-muramoylpentapeptide beta-N-acetylglucosaminyltransferase encodes MSQTPIRLLIAASGTGGHLFPAIATAEHLSDFEIEWLGVPDRLERELVPQQYPLHTISVEGFQQRLSFTTLKIIAKFARSWLQVRHLLKTGKFRGVFTTGGYIAAPAILAARSLGLPVILHESNALPGKVTRSFGPWCNAVALGFAASIPYLSRAHTVVVGTPVRSNFLNASQPLSFHLPDDVPVIVVVGGSQGAVSVNKLVREAAPTWFQAGAWVVHLTGNNDPNVEALNHPQYITMPFYDNMAALLKRANLAVSRSGAGTLTELAITHTPSILIPYPFAAEDHQTYNANVFAQAGAAWVFQQQDLTADLLASKVLYLLQSPEPLQQMTEATASVAVTNSAEQLGNLIREVMI; translated from the coding sequence TTGAGTCAAACACCCATTCGCTTACTCATTGCTGCTAGTGGGACAGGTGGACATTTATTTCCGGCCATCGCCACTGCCGAACACCTGTCCGATTTTGAGATAGAATGGTTAGGCGTCCCCGATCGCTTAGAACGGGAATTAGTCCCCCAACAATATCCCCTCCATACCATCTCCGTTGAAGGCTTCCAGCAACGCTTGAGTTTCACAACGCTCAAAATTATCGCCAAATTCGCCCGTTCTTGGTTACAAGTCCGCCATCTCCTCAAAACTGGAAAGTTCCGAGGGGTCTTCACCACTGGGGGGTATATTGCAGCACCCGCAATTCTCGCGGCTCGTTCCCTGGGTTTACCCGTGATTTTACACGAGTCCAACGCCTTACCGGGAAAAGTGACCCGCAGTTTTGGCCCTTGGTGTAATGCTGTCGCCTTGGGGTTTGCAGCCTCCATTCCCTACCTGTCCCGTGCTCATACCGTTGTCGTTGGAACCCCCGTGCGTTCTAACTTTCTCAACGCTTCTCAACCCTTGTCTTTTCACCTCCCCGATGACGTTCCCGTTATTGTTGTCGTTGGGGGAAGTCAAGGCGCCGTCAGTGTGAATAAATTGGTTCGAGAGGCGGCTCCGACTTGGTTCCAGGCGGGAGCGTGGGTTGTCCATTTAACCGGAAACAATGACCCCAATGTCGAGGCGTTAAACCATCCTCAGTATATTACAATGCCTTTTTACGATAATATGGCAGCCCTTTTGAAACGGGCGAATTTAGCCGTAAGTCGCTCAGGCGCAGGAACTTTAACAGAATTAGCCATTACTCACACCCCGTCAATTTTAATTCCCTATCCCTTTGCCGCCGAAGACCACCAAACCTATAACGCCAATGTTTTTGCTCAAGCGGGTGCGGCGTGGGTGTTTCAACAACAGGATTTAACCGCCGACTTGCTAGCCAGTAAAGTTTTGTATCTGCTACAATCACCAGAGCCGTTACAACAAATGACTGAAGCCACAGCCTCCGTCGCCGTAACCAATAGTGCAGAACAGTTAGGCAATTTAATCCGAGAGGTGATGATTTAG
- a CDS encoding L,D-transpeptidase, whose translation MLTIIVGLTEANLAIANEEHNLIARNMMELQQSSERWILIDLSRQRLIAWEGNQPVYAVIVSTGKSDTPTRTGVFKVYTKYEITRMTGPDYDVPDVPYTMYYDGGMAIHGAYWHNLFGTPVTHGCTNVAVNHAKWLFDWASVGTPVIVHN comes from the coding sequence ATTTTAACAATAATAGTAGGATTAACTGAAGCAAATTTAGCGATCGCCAATGAAGAACATAACCTCATTGCTCGTAATATGATGGAATTACAGCAATCTTCAGAACGCTGGATTTTAATTGATTTATCTCGACAACGGTTAATTGCTTGGGAAGGAAATCAACCCGTTTATGCGGTAATTGTTTCCACCGGAAAATCGGACACTCCCACCCGTACCGGAGTCTTTAAAGTCTACACCAAATATGAGATAACCCGGATGACAGGCCCGGACTACGACGTCCCCGATGTTCCCTATACGATGTACTACGATGGAGGGATGGCAATTCATGGGGCTTATTGGCATAATTTATTTGGTACGCCCGTTACTCACGGTTGTACAAATGTTGCGGTCAATCATGCCAAATGGTTATTTGACTGGGCATCGGTCGGAACTCCCGTTATTGTGCATAATTAA
- a CDS encoding cysteine hydrolase family protein, giving the protein MTVNFSHKWQPFALLLIDVQNDFWAPQIQEAFPEFPNNISRLLNFCRQEELEVIHLREVFEPDGSNWLPRYRLRERAICIRGTSGAEGLDCARELPGEKVFEKYTLDGCQNTQLIDYLQTRGKRFLLTAGLATSVCVLFTAASTAQLGFLTAMISDCCADYPESHALTLKRYLNYLLEVVTLEEIPSCLETWLSQIQQLETQINSVE; this is encoded by the coding sequence ATGACTGTTAATTTTTCTCACAAATGGCAACCCTTTGCACTGCTCTTGATTGATGTTCAAAATGATTTTTGGGCACCTCAAATTCAAGAAGCCTTTCCCGAATTTCCCAACAATATTAGTCGCCTTCTCAACTTTTGTCGCCAAGAAGAATTAGAAGTTATTCATTTACGCGAAGTCTTTGAACCAGATGGTTCTAATTGGCTACCGCGATATCGTTTAAGAGAACGTGCGATTTGTATTCGAGGAACATCCGGCGCTGAGGGATTAGATTGTGCACGGGAACTTCCAGGGGAAAAAGTCTTTGAAAAATACACTTTAGATGGATGTCAAAATACCCAACTGATTGATTATCTTCAAACAAGAGGTAAACGATTTTTACTCACAGCCGGATTAGCGACTTCTGTGTGTGTTTTGTTTACGGCGGCTTCAACCGCTCAATTGGGATTTTTAACCGCGATGATTTCTGATTGTTGTGCCGATTATCCAGAATCTCACGCTCTTACACTTAAGCGTTATTTAAACTATTTATTAGAGGTCGTAACCCTGGAAGAAATTCCCTCCTGCTTAGAAACTTGGCTGTCTCAAATTCAACAACTAGAGACTCAAATTAACAGCGTTGAGTAA
- a CDS encoding bifunctional 4-hydroxy-2-oxoglutarate aldolase/2-dehydro-3-deoxy-phosphogluconate aldolase produces MQPQIWLSLLKKYRAIAVIRAPKRQLGKQMAQATAAGGMGLIEITWNSDQAPELIAELRSELPECLIGTGTLFTVEDVKNAIASGAQFLFSPHTNSAMIQVAKQAEIPMIPGALSPTEIINAWQTGASCVKVFPISAVGGVDYIKSIKGPMGNIPLIPTGGVTLNNAAAFIQAGAIAVGLAGDLFPSALMAEQNWDAIAHKTQTLLQQFSEIPP; encoded by the coding sequence GTGCAACCTCAAATCTGGTTATCTCTGTTAAAAAAATATCGAGCGATCGCCGTGATCCGTGCTCCCAAACGGCAACTCGGAAAACAAATGGCACAAGCAACCGCCGCCGGAGGAATGGGGTTAATTGAGATTACTTGGAATAGCGATCAAGCACCTGAATTAATTGCTGAGTTACGGTCTGAACTTCCTGAATGTCTGATCGGAACCGGAACCTTATTTACCGTTGAAGATGTCAAAAATGCGATCGCATCGGGTGCTCAATTCCTATTTTCTCCCCATACTAACTCTGCCATGATTCAAGTGGCAAAACAAGCCGAAATTCCGATGATTCCGGGGGCATTATCCCCCACAGAAATTATCAACGCCTGGCAAACCGGAGCCAGTTGTGTTAAAGTATTTCCGATTTCTGCGGTTGGGGGTGTCGATTATATTAAAAGTATCAAAGGGCCGATGGGAAATATCCCCTTGATACCCACCGGAGGAGTAACATTAAACAATGCGGCTGCCTTTATTCAAGCCGGAGCGATCGCGGTGGGACTCGCCGGAGATTTATTTCCCTCAGCTTTAATGGCTGAACAAAATTGGGATGCGATCGCCCACAAAACCCAAACCCTCCTGCAACAGTTCTCAGAAATTCCCCCTTAA
- a CDS encoding FIST signal transduction protein encodes MRWASALSQRPSLEAAVKEVVEMAQDDLRASPDLGLVFISSAFASEYSRLMPLLQEQLGLSTLIGCGAGGIVGMNANHQAEEIEGEPALGLTLGYLPDVEIHPFHLSADDLPDLDSSPDQWVELIGVKPEDQPQFILLVDPYFSQINDFLQGLDYAYPGSVKVGGLASTGVMGGSTGVFCGSRLYPESIVGLALCGNIVIETIVAQGCRPIGHPYRITQGERNIVLEVETQPEDSEREMASSSGVSVRLSPLEALQDLVQELSEEDRQLAQNSLFVGVVRDEFKQKLEPGDFLIRNLIGVDPRAGAIAIGDRVRPGQRIQFHLRDSRTSAEDLELLIERYQRQASSFPQGMTNAAAFMFSCLGRGEGLYGEPNFDSGLFRRYFNIPLSGFFCNGEIGPVGNGTFLHGYTSVFGICRQRKQ; translated from the coding sequence ATGCGCTGGGCAAGTGCTTTATCTCAACGTCCTTCATTAGAAGCGGCAGTCAAGGAAGTCGTGGAAATGGCTCAAGATGACCTACGAGCTTCTCCCGACTTAGGCTTAGTGTTTATTTCCTCAGCCTTTGCTAGTGAGTATTCCCGGCTGATGCCCTTACTCCAAGAACAACTCGGTCTTTCCACTCTGATTGGTTGTGGCGCAGGGGGTATCGTTGGCATGAATGCGAATCACCAAGCAGAAGAAATTGAGGGAGAACCTGCTCTGGGTTTAACCTTGGGCTATTTACCCGATGTTGAGATTCATCCGTTTCATTTATCCGCCGACGATCTTCCCGATTTGGATAGCTCCCCAGATCAGTGGGTGGAGTTAATCGGGGTGAAACCAGAAGATCAGCCCCAATTTATTTTGTTAGTTGATCCCTACTTCAGTCAAATTAATGATTTTTTGCAAGGCTTAGATTATGCCTATCCCGGTTCGGTGAAAGTCGGAGGACTGGCTAGCACGGGTGTGATGGGAGGTTCAACGGGGGTGTTTTGTGGTTCCCGACTGTACCCGGAATCAATTGTGGGTTTGGCTCTGTGCGGTAATATTGTGATTGAAACCATTGTTGCCCAAGGTTGTCGTCCCATTGGTCATCCCTACCGAATCACCCAAGGGGAACGCAATATTGTTTTAGAAGTGGAAACCCAACCGGAAGATTCCGAACGGGAAATGGCTTCTTCTTCTGGGGTATCGGTGCGGTTATCCCCCTTAGAGGCGTTGCAAGACCTCGTACAGGAATTAAGCGAAGAAGATCGGCAACTGGCCCAAAATTCCTTATTTGTGGGGGTGGTGCGCGATGAATTTAAACAAAAATTAGAACCAGGGGATTTTTTAATTCGCAATTTGATTGGGGTTGATCCTAGGGCTGGGGCCATTGCCATCGGCGATCGCGTTCGTCCGGGACAACGAATTCAATTTCATCTCAGGGATTCTCGCACCTCGGCTGAAGATTTAGAATTATTAATAGAACGCTATCAACGACAAGCTTCTTCCTTTCCTCAAGGGATGACGAATGCAGCAGCGTTTATGTTTTCCTGTTTAGGACGCGGAGAAGGGCTTTATGGGGAACCTAACTTTGATTCGGGACTGTTTAGACGGTATTTTAATATTCCTCTAAGTGGCTTTTTCTGTAATGGTGAAATCGGCCCCGTTGGAAATGGAACCTTTTTGCATGGTTATACCTCAGTCTTTGGCATTTGTAGACAAAGAAAACAATAA
- the cynS gene encoding cyanase: MAVSEITEKLLAAKKAKGVTFSDLEQLIGRDEVWISAVIYRQASASYEEAKEIVEALGLSSEYIEPLTDYPVKGSLDPVIPTDPLIYRFYEIMQVYGMPLKSVIHEKFGDGIMSAIDFTLDVDKVEDPNGDRVKITMSGKFLSYKKW, encoded by the coding sequence ATGGCTGTTTCAGAAATCACAGAAAAGTTGTTAGCCGCCAAAAAAGCTAAAGGAGTGACCTTTTCAGATTTAGAACAACTGATTGGCCGAGATGAAGTTTGGATTTCCGCCGTTATCTATCGTCAAGCGAGCGCTTCTTATGAAGAAGCCAAAGAAATCGTTGAAGCGTTAGGTTTAAGTTCAGAATATATTGAACCTTTGACAGATTATCCGGTGAAAGGATCACTTGATCCTGTAATTCCAACTGATCCGTTAATCTATCGATTTTATGAGATTATGCAAGTCTATGGAATGCCTCTAAAAAGCGTTATTCATGAAAAATTTGGAGATGGCATTATGAGTGCCATTGATTTTACCTTAGATGTGGATAAAGTAGAAGATCCCAATGGTGATCGGGTTAAAATCACGATGTCTGGAAAATTTCTCTCCTACAAAAAATGGTAA
- a CDS encoding metallophosphoesterase family protein, with protein sequence MSLTFKFAIVSDLHIALPQTIWDHPNRFHLVEVSIPVLELVLEHLSQLDLDFLLLPGDLTQHGERENHQWLSERLSQLPYPVYVIPGNHDIPILESQKDVICFNEFPQYYRAFGYQQSPGLDYTQEILPGLQLIGLNSNHFDAQGNQIGCLLEEQLEWLEQVLSLSQVKNQLVFVMIHHNVIEHLPGQATNPLGRRYMLENAPRFLNLLKAAGVQLVFTGHLHVQDIAQWQGIYDITTGSLVSYPHPYRVIHVNTNSQGKAVLKIESHRITAVENWPDLPLKSREWMGERSFPFMMKLLTNPPLKLTNQEAEKLVPHLRYFWADIANGDAQFNFEVFPPTVRRYFEGFSATDQIDNFAQLILS encoded by the coding sequence ATGAGCTTAACTTTTAAATTTGCCATTGTCAGTGATTTGCATATTGCTCTACCTCAGACCATTTGGGATCATCCAAATCGCTTTCATTTAGTTGAAGTGAGTATTCCGGTTTTAGAATTAGTATTAGAACATTTAAGCCAGTTAGATTTGGATTTTCTTTTATTACCTGGAGACTTAACTCAACATGGAGAACGGGAGAATCATCAATGGTTAAGTGAACGGTTAAGCCAACTTCCCTATCCTGTTTATGTGATTCCTGGAAATCATGATATTCCTATTTTAGAATCTCAGAAAGATGTAATATGTTTTAATGAATTTCCTCAATATTATCGAGCTTTTGGATATCAACAAAGCCCCGGTTTAGATTATACTCAAGAAATTTTACCAGGTTTACAATTAATTGGATTAAATTCTAATCATTTTGATGCTCAGGGAAATCAAATTGGCTGTTTACTGGAAGAACAGTTAGAGTGGTTAGAACAGGTGTTATCCCTATCCCAAGTTAAAAATCAATTAGTTTTTGTGATGATTCATCATAATGTGATTGAACATTTACCGGGACAAGCGACGAATCCTTTGGGACGACGCTATATGTTAGAAAATGCGCCTCGTTTTTTGAACTTGTTAAAAGCCGCCGGAGTGCAGTTGGTGTTTACGGGACATTTACACGTCCAAGATATTGCCCAATGGCAAGGAATTTATGATATTACAACGGGATCATTAGTGAGTTATCCCCATCCTTACCGAGTGATTCATGTTAATACAAATTCACAAGGAAAAGCTGTATTAAAGATTGAATCCCATCGAATTACAGCCGTTGAAAATTGGCCGGATTTACCGTTAAAATCACGGGAATGGATGGGTGAGCGTTCTTTTCCTTTTATGATGAAATTGTTAACAAATCCCCCGTTAAAGTTAACGAATCAAGAAGCGGAAAAATTAGTTCCCCATCTGCGTTATTTTTGGGCAGATATTGCCAACGGAGATGCTCAATTTAACTTTGAAGTTTTTCCCCCCACCGTTCGCCGTTACTTTGAAGGATTTAGTGCAACTGATCAGATTGATAATTTTGCTCAGTTAATTTTATCCTAA
- the cobW gene encoding cobalamin biosynthesis protein CobW: MSAKIPVTVITGFLGSGKTTTIRHLLQNNQGRRIAVLVNEFGEVGIDGELIRSCQVCDDETPEVNLVELTNGCLCCTVQEEFFPAMQELLKRRDKIDHIVIETSGLALPKPLVQAFRWPEIRTGATVDGVITVVDCEALANGTLVGNIEAVEAQRQADPNLDHETPIEELFEDQLACADLVLLTKTDHVDTETQQKVETWLKQELRQGVKIVSCQQGNIHPDVILGFNSAVEDNLEARPSHHDTEEEHQHDDNINSIPVVLTQDFEPQDLIERLKTMVKQQEIYRIKGFVSVPNKPMRLVLQGVGDRIETFYDRLWKPTESRQTQLVFIGENLQASEIKNAVLGN; encoded by the coding sequence ATGTCTGCCAAAATTCCTGTTACAGTTATTACGGGCTTTTTAGGGAGTGGAAAAACCACCACCATTCGTCATTTACTACAAAATAATCAAGGGCGGCGAATAGCCGTTTTAGTTAATGAATTTGGAGAAGTCGGAATTGATGGAGAATTGATCCGATCTTGTCAAGTTTGTGACGATGAAACCCCAGAAGTGAACTTAGTAGAACTGACAAATGGTTGTTTATGTTGTACAGTTCAAGAAGAATTTTTTCCCGCCATGCAGGAACTTCTAAAACGACGGGATAAAATTGATCATATTGTGATTGAAACCTCTGGGTTAGCATTACCTAAACCCTTAGTTCAAGCCTTCCGATGGCCGGAAATTCGCACGGGAGCAACGGTTGATGGAGTGATAACGGTCGTAGATTGTGAAGCCCTTGCAAATGGCACTTTAGTGGGCAATATTGAGGCGGTAGAAGCCCAACGTCAAGCTGATCCTAATTTAGATCATGAAACTCCTATTGAAGAATTATTTGAAGATCAACTCGCTTGTGCAGATTTAGTTTTATTAACCAAAACCGATCATGTTGATACAGAAACTCAACAGAAAGTTGAAACCTGGTTAAAACAAGAATTGCGACAGGGGGTTAAAATTGTTTCTTGTCAACAGGGAAATATTCATCCTGATGTGATTTTAGGGTTTAATTCAGCCGTTGAGGATAATTTAGAAGCACGTCCGAGTCATCATGATACGGAAGAAGAACACCAACATGATGATAATATTAATTCGATTCCTGTGGTTTTAACTCAAGATTTTGAGCCCCAAGATTTAATTGAACGGTTAAAAACGATGGTTAAACAACAGGAAATTTACCGAATTAAAGGGTTTGTTTCTGTTCCTAATAAACCCATGCGATTAGTATTACAAGGGGTTGGCGATCGGATTGAAACCTTTTATGATCGTCTCTGGAAACCCACAGAATCTCGTCAAACCCAATTAGTGTTTATTGGGGAAAATTTACAAGCGTCTGAAATTAAAAACGCCGTTTTAGGAAATTAA
- a CDS encoding DUF3177 family protein has product MFNRLLAVESPWLESLVWTDYRLAVIFTVIIPLVILIWAFVQKAEALQRLMITYWRVASLLIIALYLMIAALPISFLASIMARVLIPISLWFWVDLNEEVSEMPPSGLKLIFTSWRWAVTVYNTLGAIALIPFLHCAFSKGQKELIADSNCRLWLDPPWLFKETFHPNLTPQFLGFLALVGLAFYMLCLGYFVFFKLGKQGRSAMG; this is encoded by the coding sequence ATGTTCAATCGTTTACTTGCTGTGGAATCTCCTTGGTTAGAATCGCTGGTCTGGACAGACTATCGACTGGCGGTTATATTTACAGTCATTATCCCGTTAGTAATATTAATTTGGGCGTTTGTTCAGAAAGCAGAAGCGCTTCAACGGTTAATGATCACCTATTGGCGTGTTGCTAGTTTGTTGATCATTGCCTTATATCTGATGATCGCAGCCCTACCCATTAGTTTTCTAGCTTCTATTATGGCACGGGTTTTAATTCCGATTTCCCTCTGGTTTTGGGTAGATTTGAATGAGGAAGTATCAGAAATGCCGCCTTCGGGTCTGAAGTTAATCTTTACCTCTTGGCGGTGGGCGGTAACGGTTTATAATACTTTGGGTGCGATCGCTTTAATTCCTTTTTTACATTGTGCATTTTCTAAGGGTCAAAAAGAATTAATTGCTGATTCTAATTGTCGGCTATGGTTAGATCCTCCTTGGTTATTCAAAGAAACGTTTCATCCTAACTTAACCCCTCAATTTTTAGGTTTTTTGGCTTTAGTGGGTTTAGCATTTTATATGTTGTGTTTGGGTTATTTCGTATTCTTCAAATTAGGAAAACAGGGACGTTCAGCAATGGGATAA
- a CDS encoding pentapeptide repeat-containing protein yields MKFATVATTVVIMILGLTVPAQAENPAHLKQLLESKNCPGCDLSGAQLVGVNLQGANLREANLQGANLQGANLNEVNFNRAALTEANLEGANLVAAKLHGANLERANLSRSNLSLAGLVIASLKNADLSHANLIGANLESADLTGANLKNAQQSVANLGQVKLKEGSLYGFDISGVNLRDADLTGANLTGANLTASDLAGATLENTTMINANLMDIRR; encoded by the coding sequence ATGAAATTCGCAACAGTAGCCACCACAGTAGTGATAATGATCTTGGGTTTAACTGTTCCCGCTCAAGCCGAGAACCCCGCCCATCTCAAGCAGCTATTGGAAAGTAAAAACTGTCCTGGATGTGATCTCAGTGGCGCTCAGTTAGTTGGTGTTAATCTTCAGGGTGCTAACCTCCGAGAAGCCAATTTACAGGGCGCGAACTTACAAGGTGCAAATCTAAATGAAGTGAATTTCAATCGGGCTGCATTAACCGAAGCGAATTTAGAAGGTGCAAATCTCGTGGCAGCTAAATTACATGGTGCTAATTTGGAACGAGCCAATTTAAGCCGTTCTAACTTGAGTTTAGCGGGTTTAGTGATTGCTAGTTTAAAAAATGCTGATTTAAGTCATGCTAATTTAATTGGGGCAAATTTAGAGAGTGCTGATTTAACAGGTGCTAACCTCAAAAATGCTCAACAATCCGTTGCTAATTTAGGTCAAGTGAAGTTAAAAGAAGGTAGCTTATATGGATTTGATATCAGTGGTGTTAATTTACGCGATGCTGATTTAACAGGTGCTAATCTCACAGGTGCAAATTTAACGGCTTCAGATTTAGCCGGAGCTACCTTAGAAAATACCACCATGATTAATGCAAATTTAATGGATATTCGTCGGTAA
- a CDS encoding AAA family ATPase: protein MLKSLKIENFRCFSTFELQQLGRINLLVGTNNSGKTSILEAIQLFYKRDSLEGLSEIMISRGEYLWSDEEQKTRELDLRHLFYGHQINLGSSFSISGEYKDFQENLSIVIEQNPQLTLFDYLKDFVLLIKWLRQEKENLELSLSGNLEFPLSANLGLSTDLIKKIRRNPLNSTLKTQFITSSSLRTEKMMELFDQVVLTPEEDLITDALKTLEPKIERIAALGSDKNGFRSNRGFVIRLSDSDQRIPIGSMGDGIRRILGLTLALANVKNGVLLVDEIDTGLHFSAMSDMWKLVWNTAKRLNIQVFATTHNSDCWISLADLANSEILDGDGIKIHRIEKNKPNSIVFNENQMAIAAERGIEVR, encoded by the coding sequence ATGTTAAAGTCATTAAAAATCGAAAATTTTCGATGTTTTTCCACCTTTGAGCTACAACAGCTTGGGCGGATTAATCTGTTAGTTGGAACTAATAATAGTGGCAAAACTTCTATTTTAGAAGCGATTCAACTTTTTTACAAACGAGATAGCCTAGAAGGTTTATCTGAAATTATGATCAGTCGAGGTGAATATCTTTGGAGTGATGAGGAACAAAAAACTCGTGAGCTTGATCTTCGTCATTTATTCTATGGTCATCAAATAAATTTAGGGAGTTCTTTCTCAATTTCTGGAGAATATAAGGATTTTCAAGAAAATCTTTCGATTGTTATAGAACAAAATCCACAACTCACATTATTTGATTATCTAAAAGATTTTGTCCTGTTGATAAAATGGCTACGCCAAGAAAAGGAAAATTTAGAACTCTCCTTATCGGGTAATTTAGAATTCCCTTTATCCGCTAATTTAGGTTTGTCTACAGATTTAATCAAGAAAATTCGTAGAAATCCTTTAAACTCAACACTAAAAACTCAATTTATTACCTCATCTTCTTTGAGAACCGAAAAAATGATGGAGTTGTTTGATCAAGTTGTTTTAACCCCAGAAGAAGATTTGATTACAGACGCACTAAAAACCCTTGAACCTAAAATAGAACGAATTGCTGCCCTCGGTTCTGACAAAAATGGTTTCAGATCAAATAGAGGATTTGTTATTCGTTTATCGGATAGCGATCAACGCATTCCAATTGGAAGTATGGGAGATGGAATTAGGAGAATTTTAGGTTTAACCTTAGCCCTTGCCAATGTGAAAAATGGTGTTTTATTAGTTGATGAAATTGATACAGGATTACATTTTAGTGCCATGTCTGATATGTGGAAATTAGTCTGGAATACTGCCAAACGACTCAATATTCAAGTATTTGCTACAACTCATAATAGTGATTGTTGGATAAGTTTAGCGGATCTGGCTAATTCTGAAATCCTGGATGGAGATGGAATTAAAATTCATAGAATAGAGAAAAATAAACCCAACAGTATTGTTTTTAATGAAAATCAAATGGCAATTGCGGCTGAACGAGGGATTGAGGTACGATAA
- a CDS encoding metallophosphoesterase, whose amino-acid sequence MRIIAIADIHGCSMAWDTLMSMIQPQPDDLIITLGDYVDRGPDSNGVLERLINLHQTGQLVALRGNHEVLMLEARNSPEQLEAWRRWGGSETLASYPTTQTTTNLGNIPSHHWEFLEKTCVNYWETENHFFVHGNVDPLLPLNQQSDQDLFGTKFHNAKPHISGKTMICGHTRQKNGKPINLGYAICIDTWVYGTGWLTGLDINSGQIWQANQVGHSRTSWIDQFKPSESRAKFFVTS is encoded by the coding sequence ATGCGGATTATTGCGATTGCTGATATTCATGGCTGTTCAATGGCTTGGGATACCCTGATGTCGATGATTCAGCCTCAACCCGATGATTTAATCATTACTCTCGGTGATTATGTTGATCGAGGGCCAGATTCTAATGGCGTGCTCGAAAGACTGATTAACCTCCACCAAACCGGACAGTTAGTTGCATTGCGAGGAAATCACGAAGTTCTGATGTTAGAGGCGCGGAATTCTCCCGAACAATTAGAAGCTTGGCGTCGGTGGGGAGGGTCTGAAACTTTAGCCTCCTATCCGACAACTCAAACAACAACAAATTTAGGGAATATTCCCTCCCACCATTGGGAATTTTTGGAAAAGACTTGTGTGAACTATTGGGAAACAGAAAACCATTTTTTTGTTCATGGTAATGTTGACCCCCTACTTCCCTTAAATCAACAATCAGATCAAGATTTATTTGGGACTAAATTTCATAACGCTAAACCCCATATTTCAGGAAAAACCATGATTTGTGGTCATACCCGTCAAAAGAATGGTAAACCGATCAATTTAGGCTATGCTATTTGTATTGATACTTGGGTATATGGGACAGGTTGGTTAACAGGTTTAGATATTAATAGCGGTCAAATTTGGCAAGCGAACCAAGTCGGTCACTCTCGAACTTCTTGGATTGATCAATTTAAACCCTCTGAGTCGAGAGCGAAATTTTTTGTTACTTCCTAG